The following are encoded together in the Odocoileus virginianus isolate 20LAN1187 ecotype Illinois chromosome 28, Ovbor_1.2, whole genome shotgun sequence genome:
- the ZFTA gene encoding zinc finger translocation-associated protein isoform X4: MEPGGDHRSRSGGGGGRGGPGPAAASARGRRLPPAGSSGSAEPEEDDGGQDLQLEGGALGSWGSAPLPSSRARGPASSGRKYSDHCEARASRPGKSRIPGRDHRRYYHDHWRLEYLMDFNPARHGMVCMVCGSSLATLKLSTIKRHIRQKHPYSLHWSPREKEVISNSWDAHLGLGACGEAEGLGAQGPEEEEEDDEEEEEEGAGLQTSLPKGPDDDLVPQDLTSKSRDPAPAAGAPSSQDLSPPDGKEEAGWVPERVPGPAGEEEPEEGERVGVPGRPARGRDPRRHCPERWRLEYLLELDGGRRGLVCLACGGALASLKMSTIKRHIRRRHPGSARLGGPVGALIAQEWSEKAAHLLALGLPCPESPGDPAAPSTAAASEEGGGAEEEQPEEEEWWGDVPLSPGEPSERQAEEEEDDEDGPDPGALAFPPPPPPPPPPPPRSREQRRNYQPRWRGEYLMDYDGSRRGLVCMVCGGALATLKVSTIKRHILQVHPFSMDFTPEERQTILEAYEEAALRCYGHEGFGPPAPAAPRDGGADLKAGAVCRA, from the exons ATGGAGCCTGGCGGGGACCACCGGAGtcggagcggcggcggcggcggcaggggCGGCCCCGGGCCAGCAGCGGCCTCGGCACGGGGCCGACGGCTGCCGCCCGCCGGATCGAGCGGCAGCGCGGAACCCGAGGAGGACGACGGCG GGCAAGATCTTCAGCTGGAAGGGGGTGCCTTAGGGTCCTGGGGGAGTGCCccactgccctcctccagggccaggGGACCAGCATCTTCAGGCAGGAAATACTCAGACCACTGTGAGGCCCGGGCCTCGAGGCCTGGCAAAAGCCGCATTCCTGGCCGTGACCATCGTCGTTACTACCATGACCACTGGCGGCTGGAGTACCTGATGGACTTCAACCCTGCTCGGCACGGCATGGTCTGCATGGTGTGCGGCAGCTCCCTGGCCACTCTCAAGCTCAGCACCATCAAGCGACACATCCGCCAAAAGCACCCTTACTCCCTGCACTGGAGTCCCCGGGAGAAAGAAGTCATCAGCAACAGCTGGGATGCCCATTTGGGGCTGGGGGCCTGCGGAGAGGCcgaggggctgggggcccaggggcctgaggaggaggaggaggacgacgaggaagaggaggaagaaggggctgGCCTCCAGACTAGCCTGCCCAAGGGCCCAG ACGATGACCTCGTCCCCCAGGACCTGACCAGCAAGAGCCGGGACCCGGCCCCCGCTGCTGGAGCCCCTTCCTCTCAGGACCTCAGCCCCCCAGACGGAAAGGAAGAGGCTGGCTGGGTCCCTGAGAGGGTGCCCGGGCCGGCAGGGGAGGAGGAGCCGGAGGAGGGCGAGAGGGTGGGGGTCCCCGGCCGGCCTGCGCGGGGCCGCGACCCCCGCCGCCACTGCCCGGAGCGCTGGCGGCTGGAGTACCTCCTGGAACTGGACGGCGGCCGGCGCGGCCTGGTGTGCCTGGCGTGCGGGGGCGCGCTGGCTTCGCTCAAGATGAGCACCATCAAGCGGCACATCCGCCGGCGCCACCCGGGCTCCGCGCGCCTCGGCGGGCCAGTCGGGGCCCTCATCGCCCAGGAGTGGAGCGAGAAGGCCGCCCACCTGCTggccctggggctgccctgcCCCGAATCGCCCGGGGACCCCGCCGCCCCCAGCACAGCCGCAGCCTccgaggaggggggaggggcagaggaggagcaGCCAGAGGAGGAGGAGTGGTGGG GCGACGTCCCGCTCTCCCCTGGGGAACCGTCGGAGCGGCAGGCGGAGGAAGAGGAGGACGACGAGGACGGCCCGGATCCCGGGGCGCTCGCCttccctccgccgccgccgccgcccccacctcccccgccccGCAGCCGAGAGCAGCGGCGGAACTACCAGCCGCGCTGGCGGGGCGAGTACCTGATGGACTACGACGGCAGCCGGCGCGGCCTGGTCTGCATGGTGTGCGGGGGCGCGCTGGCCACGCTCAAGGTCAGCACCATCAAGCGGCACATCCTGCAGGTGCACCCCTTCTCCATGGACTTCACGCCCGAGGAGCGTCAGACCATCCTGGAGGCCTACGAGGAGGCGGCGCTGCGCTGCTACGGTCACGAGGGCTTCGGGCCGCCCGCCCCGGCGGCGCCGCGCGATGGCGGCGCGGACCTCAAGGCGGGCGCCGTGTGTCGGGCGTAG
- the ZFTA gene encoding zinc finger translocation-associated protein isoform X2, with the protein MPLYQIRIEEIRIKGAVSQASRTAAFIQPWVWRNGDRGRRLEGQDLQLEGGALGSWGSAPLPSSRARGPASSGRKYSDHCEARASRPGKSRIPGRDHRRYYHDHWRLEYLMDFNPARHGMVCMVCGSSLATLKLSTIKRHIRQKHPYSLHWSPREKEVISNSWDAHLGLGACGEAEGLGAQGPEEEEEDDEEEEEEGAGLQTSLPKGPGKAPAGGGGRRQRRGGPGAPGAPRRCLSASRRAGGSRGLGARRLERRLKESLQNWFRAECLMDYDPRGNRLVCMACGRALPSLQLDDIRAHVLEVHPSCLGLRGPQRRAPQPSALLQAWGGQPEALSELTQSPPDDDLVPQDLTSKSRDPAPAAGAPSSQDLSPPDGKEEAGWVPERVPGPAGEEEPEEGERVGVPGRPARGRDPRRHCPERWRLEYLLELDGGRRGLVCLACGGALASLKMSTIKRHIRRRHPGSARLGGPVGALIAQEWSEKAAHLLALGLPCPESPGDPAAPSTAAASEEGGGAEEEQPEEEEWWGDVPLSPGEPSERQAEEEEDDEDGPDPGALAFPPPPPPPPPPPPRSREQRRNYQPRWRGEYLMDYDGSRRGLVCMVCGGALATLKVSTIKRHILQVHPFSMDFTPEERQTILEAYEEAALRCYGHEGFGPPAPAAPRDGGADLKAGAVCRA; encoded by the exons GGCAAGATCTTCAGCTGGAAGGGGGTGCCTTAGGGTCCTGGGGGAGTGCCccactgccctcctccagggccaggGGACCAGCATCTTCAGGCAGGAAATACTCAGACCACTGTGAGGCCCGGGCCTCGAGGCCTGGCAAAAGCCGCATTCCTGGCCGTGACCATCGTCGTTACTACCATGACCACTGGCGGCTGGAGTACCTGATGGACTTCAACCCTGCTCGGCACGGCATGGTCTGCATGGTGTGCGGCAGCTCCCTGGCCACTCTCAAGCTCAGCACCATCAAGCGACACATCCGCCAAAAGCACCCTTACTCCCTGCACTGGAGTCCCCGGGAGAAAGAAGTCATCAGCAACAGCTGGGATGCCCATTTGGGGCTGGGGGCCTGCGGAGAGGCcgaggggctgggggcccaggggcctgaggaggaggaggaggacgacgaggaagaggaggaagaaggggctgGCCTCCAGACTAGCCTGCCCAAGGGCCCAG GCAAAGCCCCAGCTGGCGGGGGCGGCCGGCGCCAGAGGCGAGGGGGCCCAGGGGCACCCGGGGCTCCGCGTCGGTGCCTCTCTGCCTCCCGGAgggctgggggcagcagggggCTGGGTGCCCGGCGGCTGGAGCGGAGGCTGAAGGAGTCCCTGCAGAACTGGTTCCGGGCAGAGTGTCTCATGGACTATGACCCGCGGGGGAACCGGCTGGTGTGCATGGCCTGTGGCCGGGCACTGCCCAGCTTGCAGCTGGACGACATCCGTGCCCACGTGCTGGAGGTGCACCCTAGCTGCCTGGGGCTCCGCGGCCCCCAGCGTAGGGCCCCCCAGCCTAGTGCCCTGCTGCAGGCCTGGGGTGGCCAGCCGGAGGCGCTGTCTGAGCTCACCCAGTCCCCACCAG ACGATGACCTCGTCCCCCAGGACCTGACCAGCAAGAGCCGGGACCCGGCCCCCGCTGCTGGAGCCCCTTCCTCTCAGGACCTCAGCCCCCCAGACGGAAAGGAAGAGGCTGGCTGGGTCCCTGAGAGGGTGCCCGGGCCGGCAGGGGAGGAGGAGCCGGAGGAGGGCGAGAGGGTGGGGGTCCCCGGCCGGCCTGCGCGGGGCCGCGACCCCCGCCGCCACTGCCCGGAGCGCTGGCGGCTGGAGTACCTCCTGGAACTGGACGGCGGCCGGCGCGGCCTGGTGTGCCTGGCGTGCGGGGGCGCGCTGGCTTCGCTCAAGATGAGCACCATCAAGCGGCACATCCGCCGGCGCCACCCGGGCTCCGCGCGCCTCGGCGGGCCAGTCGGGGCCCTCATCGCCCAGGAGTGGAGCGAGAAGGCCGCCCACCTGCTggccctggggctgccctgcCCCGAATCGCCCGGGGACCCCGCCGCCCCCAGCACAGCCGCAGCCTccgaggaggggggaggggcagaggaggagcaGCCAGAGGAGGAGGAGTGGTGGG GCGACGTCCCGCTCTCCCCTGGGGAACCGTCGGAGCGGCAGGCGGAGGAAGAGGAGGACGACGAGGACGGCCCGGATCCCGGGGCGCTCGCCttccctccgccgccgccgccgcccccacctcccccgccccGCAGCCGAGAGCAGCGGCGGAACTACCAGCCGCGCTGGCGGGGCGAGTACCTGATGGACTACGACGGCAGCCGGCGCGGCCTGGTCTGCATGGTGTGCGGGGGCGCGCTGGCCACGCTCAAGGTCAGCACCATCAAGCGGCACATCCTGCAGGTGCACCCCTTCTCCATGGACTTCACGCCCGAGGAGCGTCAGACCATCCTGGAGGCCTACGAGGAGGCGGCGCTGCGCTGCTACGGTCACGAGGGCTTCGGGCCGCCCGCCCCGGCGGCGCCGCGCGATGGCGGCGCGGACCTCAAGGCGGGCGCCGTGTGTCGGGCGTAG
- the ZFTA gene encoding zinc finger translocation-associated protein isoform X3 — translation MEPGGDHRSRSGGGGGRGGPGPAAASARGRRLPPAGSSGSAEPEEDDGGQDLQLEGGALGSWGSAPLPSSRARGPASSGRKYSDHCEARASRPGKSRIPGRDHRRYYHDHWRLEYLMDFNPARHGMVCMVCGSSLATLKLSTIKRHIRQKHPYSLHWSPREKEVISNSWDAHLGLGACGEAEGLGAQGPEEEEEDDEEEEEEGAGLQTSLPKGPGKAPAGGGGRRQRRGGPGAPGAPRRCLSASRRAGGSRGLGARRLERRLKESLQNWFRAECLMDYDPRGNRLVCMACGRALPSLQLDDIRAHVLEVHPSCLGLRGPQRRAPQPSALLQAWGGQPEALSELTQSPPDDDLVPQDLTSKSRDPAPAAGAPSSQDLSPPDGKEEAGWVPERVPGPAGEEEPEEGERVGVPGRPARGRDPRRHCPERWRLEYLLELDGGRRGLVCLACGGALASLKMSTIKRHIRRRHPGSARLGGPVGALIAQEWSEKAAHLLALGLPCPESPGDPAAPSTAAASEEGGGAEEEQPEEEEWWGDVPLSPGEPSERQAEEEEDDEDGPDPGALAFPPPPPPPPPPPPRSREQRRNYQPRWRGEYLMDYDGSRRGLVCMVCGGALATLKICKMESRN, via the exons ATGGAGCCTGGCGGGGACCACCGGAGtcggagcggcggcggcggcggcaggggCGGCCCCGGGCCAGCAGCGGCCTCGGCACGGGGCCGACGGCTGCCGCCCGCCGGATCGAGCGGCAGCGCGGAACCCGAGGAGGACGACGGCG GGCAAGATCTTCAGCTGGAAGGGGGTGCCTTAGGGTCCTGGGGGAGTGCCccactgccctcctccagggccaggGGACCAGCATCTTCAGGCAGGAAATACTCAGACCACTGTGAGGCCCGGGCCTCGAGGCCTGGCAAAAGCCGCATTCCTGGCCGTGACCATCGTCGTTACTACCATGACCACTGGCGGCTGGAGTACCTGATGGACTTCAACCCTGCTCGGCACGGCATGGTCTGCATGGTGTGCGGCAGCTCCCTGGCCACTCTCAAGCTCAGCACCATCAAGCGACACATCCGCCAAAAGCACCCTTACTCCCTGCACTGGAGTCCCCGGGAGAAAGAAGTCATCAGCAACAGCTGGGATGCCCATTTGGGGCTGGGGGCCTGCGGAGAGGCcgaggggctgggggcccaggggcctgaggaggaggaggaggacgacgaggaagaggaggaagaaggggctgGCCTCCAGACTAGCCTGCCCAAGGGCCCAG GCAAAGCCCCAGCTGGCGGGGGCGGCCGGCGCCAGAGGCGAGGGGGCCCAGGGGCACCCGGGGCTCCGCGTCGGTGCCTCTCTGCCTCCCGGAgggctgggggcagcagggggCTGGGTGCCCGGCGGCTGGAGCGGAGGCTGAAGGAGTCCCTGCAGAACTGGTTCCGGGCAGAGTGTCTCATGGACTATGACCCGCGGGGGAACCGGCTGGTGTGCATGGCCTGTGGCCGGGCACTGCCCAGCTTGCAGCTGGACGACATCCGTGCCCACGTGCTGGAGGTGCACCCTAGCTGCCTGGGGCTCCGCGGCCCCCAGCGTAGGGCCCCCCAGCCTAGTGCCCTGCTGCAGGCCTGGGGTGGCCAGCCGGAGGCGCTGTCTGAGCTCACCCAGTCCCCACCAG ACGATGACCTCGTCCCCCAGGACCTGACCAGCAAGAGCCGGGACCCGGCCCCCGCTGCTGGAGCCCCTTCCTCTCAGGACCTCAGCCCCCCAGACGGAAAGGAAGAGGCTGGCTGGGTCCCTGAGAGGGTGCCCGGGCCGGCAGGGGAGGAGGAGCCGGAGGAGGGCGAGAGGGTGGGGGTCCCCGGCCGGCCTGCGCGGGGCCGCGACCCCCGCCGCCACTGCCCGGAGCGCTGGCGGCTGGAGTACCTCCTGGAACTGGACGGCGGCCGGCGCGGCCTGGTGTGCCTGGCGTGCGGGGGCGCGCTGGCTTCGCTCAAGATGAGCACCATCAAGCGGCACATCCGCCGGCGCCACCCGGGCTCCGCGCGCCTCGGCGGGCCAGTCGGGGCCCTCATCGCCCAGGAGTGGAGCGAGAAGGCCGCCCACCTGCTggccctggggctgccctgcCCCGAATCGCCCGGGGACCCCGCCGCCCCCAGCACAGCCGCAGCCTccgaggaggggggaggggcagaggaggagcaGCCAGAGGAGGAGGAGTGGTGGG GCGACGTCCCGCTCTCCCCTGGGGAACCGTCGGAGCGGCAGGCGGAGGAAGAGGAGGACGACGAGGACGGCCCGGATCCCGGGGCGCTCGCCttccctccgccgccgccgccgcccccacctcccccgccccGCAGCCGAGAGCAGCGGCGGAACTACCAGCCGCGCTGGCGGGGCGAGTACCTGATGGACTACGACGGCAGCCGGCGCGGCCTGGTCTGCATGGTGTGCGGGGGCGCGCTGGCCACGCTCAAG ATATGTAAGATGGAGTCCAGGAACTGA
- the ZFTA gene encoding zinc finger translocation-associated protein isoform X1: MEPGGDHRSRSGGGGGRGGPGPAAASARGRRLPPAGSSGSAEPEEDDGGQDLQLEGGALGSWGSAPLPSSRARGPASSGRKYSDHCEARASRPGKSRIPGRDHRRYYHDHWRLEYLMDFNPARHGMVCMVCGSSLATLKLSTIKRHIRQKHPYSLHWSPREKEVISNSWDAHLGLGACGEAEGLGAQGPEEEEEDDEEEEEEGAGLQTSLPKGPGKAPAGGGGRRQRRGGPGAPGAPRRCLSASRRAGGSRGLGARRLERRLKESLQNWFRAECLMDYDPRGNRLVCMACGRALPSLQLDDIRAHVLEVHPSCLGLRGPQRRAPQPSALLQAWGGQPEALSELTQSPPDDDLVPQDLTSKSRDPAPAAGAPSSQDLSPPDGKEEAGWVPERVPGPAGEEEPEEGERVGVPGRPARGRDPRRHCPERWRLEYLLELDGGRRGLVCLACGGALASLKMSTIKRHIRRRHPGSARLGGPVGALIAQEWSEKAAHLLALGLPCPESPGDPAAPSTAAASEEGGGAEEEQPEEEEWWGDVPLSPGEPSERQAEEEEDDEDGPDPGALAFPPPPPPPPPPPPRSREQRRNYQPRWRGEYLMDYDGSRRGLVCMVCGGALATLKVSTIKRHILQVHPFSMDFTPEERQTILEAYEEAALRCYGHEGFGPPAPAAPRDGGADLKAGAVCRA; the protein is encoded by the exons ATGGAGCCTGGCGGGGACCACCGGAGtcggagcggcggcggcggcggcaggggCGGCCCCGGGCCAGCAGCGGCCTCGGCACGGGGCCGACGGCTGCCGCCCGCCGGATCGAGCGGCAGCGCGGAACCCGAGGAGGACGACGGCG GGCAAGATCTTCAGCTGGAAGGGGGTGCCTTAGGGTCCTGGGGGAGTGCCccactgccctcctccagggccaggGGACCAGCATCTTCAGGCAGGAAATACTCAGACCACTGTGAGGCCCGGGCCTCGAGGCCTGGCAAAAGCCGCATTCCTGGCCGTGACCATCGTCGTTACTACCATGACCACTGGCGGCTGGAGTACCTGATGGACTTCAACCCTGCTCGGCACGGCATGGTCTGCATGGTGTGCGGCAGCTCCCTGGCCACTCTCAAGCTCAGCACCATCAAGCGACACATCCGCCAAAAGCACCCTTACTCCCTGCACTGGAGTCCCCGGGAGAAAGAAGTCATCAGCAACAGCTGGGATGCCCATTTGGGGCTGGGGGCCTGCGGAGAGGCcgaggggctgggggcccaggggcctgaggaggaggaggaggacgacgaggaagaggaggaagaaggggctgGCCTCCAGACTAGCCTGCCCAAGGGCCCAG GCAAAGCCCCAGCTGGCGGGGGCGGCCGGCGCCAGAGGCGAGGGGGCCCAGGGGCACCCGGGGCTCCGCGTCGGTGCCTCTCTGCCTCCCGGAgggctgggggcagcagggggCTGGGTGCCCGGCGGCTGGAGCGGAGGCTGAAGGAGTCCCTGCAGAACTGGTTCCGGGCAGAGTGTCTCATGGACTATGACCCGCGGGGGAACCGGCTGGTGTGCATGGCCTGTGGCCGGGCACTGCCCAGCTTGCAGCTGGACGACATCCGTGCCCACGTGCTGGAGGTGCACCCTAGCTGCCTGGGGCTCCGCGGCCCCCAGCGTAGGGCCCCCCAGCCTAGTGCCCTGCTGCAGGCCTGGGGTGGCCAGCCGGAGGCGCTGTCTGAGCTCACCCAGTCCCCACCAG ACGATGACCTCGTCCCCCAGGACCTGACCAGCAAGAGCCGGGACCCGGCCCCCGCTGCTGGAGCCCCTTCCTCTCAGGACCTCAGCCCCCCAGACGGAAAGGAAGAGGCTGGCTGGGTCCCTGAGAGGGTGCCCGGGCCGGCAGGGGAGGAGGAGCCGGAGGAGGGCGAGAGGGTGGGGGTCCCCGGCCGGCCTGCGCGGGGCCGCGACCCCCGCCGCCACTGCCCGGAGCGCTGGCGGCTGGAGTACCTCCTGGAACTGGACGGCGGCCGGCGCGGCCTGGTGTGCCTGGCGTGCGGGGGCGCGCTGGCTTCGCTCAAGATGAGCACCATCAAGCGGCACATCCGCCGGCGCCACCCGGGCTCCGCGCGCCTCGGCGGGCCAGTCGGGGCCCTCATCGCCCAGGAGTGGAGCGAGAAGGCCGCCCACCTGCTggccctggggctgccctgcCCCGAATCGCCCGGGGACCCCGCCGCCCCCAGCACAGCCGCAGCCTccgaggaggggggaggggcagaggaggagcaGCCAGAGGAGGAGGAGTGGTGGG GCGACGTCCCGCTCTCCCCTGGGGAACCGTCGGAGCGGCAGGCGGAGGAAGAGGAGGACGACGAGGACGGCCCGGATCCCGGGGCGCTCGCCttccctccgccgccgccgccgcccccacctcccccgccccGCAGCCGAGAGCAGCGGCGGAACTACCAGCCGCGCTGGCGGGGCGAGTACCTGATGGACTACGACGGCAGCCGGCGCGGCCTGGTCTGCATGGTGTGCGGGGGCGCGCTGGCCACGCTCAAGGTCAGCACCATCAAGCGGCACATCCTGCAGGTGCACCCCTTCTCCATGGACTTCACGCCCGAGGAGCGTCAGACCATCCTGGAGGCCTACGAGGAGGCGGCGCTGCGCTGCTACGGTCACGAGGGCTTCGGGCCGCCCGCCCCGGCGGCGCCGCGCGATGGCGGCGCGGACCTCAAGGCGGGCGCCGTGTGTCGGGCGTAG